A genome region from Physeter macrocephalus isolate SW-GA chromosome 4, ASM283717v5, whole genome shotgun sequence includes the following:
- the LYSMD1 gene encoding lysM and putative peptidoglycan-binding domain-containing protein 1 — MASPSRQAPLGGSGLLQGSRARSYGSLVQSACSPVRERRLEHQLTPGDTLAGLALKYGVTMEQIKRANRLYTNDSIFLKKTLYIPILTEPRDLFNGLDSEEEKDGEEEVQPSKDEVGPHSAERKKQETGSGHANGEVLPTPGQEPPIHDLSASDFLKKLDSQISLSKKAAAQKLKKGESGIPGEDSGLHLSSPRMQQRAVLGPVPLTRTSRTQTLRDQEDEIFKL; from the exons ATGGCTTCTCCCTCTAGACAGGCCCCCCTTGGCGGGTCAGGACTGCTTCAAGGGAGCCGGGCTCGTTCTTATGGAAGCCTGGTGCAGTCTGCCTGCTCCCCGGTGAGGGAAAGACGCCTGGAGCATCAGTTGACGCCCGGAGACACCCTGGCTGGACTAGCACTCAAATACGGGGTGACG atggaacaGATTAAGCGTGCAAACCGCCTTTATACTAATGACTCGATCTTCCTGAAGAAAACCCTCTACATCCCCATCCTGACAGAACCCAGAGACCTGTTCAATGGTTTGGATtctgaggaagagaaggatggagaggaagaggtACAGCCAAGTAAGGATGAAGTTGGGCCACACTCAGCTGAGAGGAAGAAACAAGAGACAGGTTCGGGACATGCCAATGGTGAAGTCCTTCCCACACCTGGCCAGGAGCCCCCCATTCACGACCTCTCTGCCTCTGATTTCCTTAAGAAGCTTGATTCACAGATCAGCTTGTCAAAGAAGGCTGCTGCCCAGAAGCTgaaaaagggggaaagtgg GATACCTGGGGAGGATTCAGGTCTTCACCTGAGCTCTCCTCGGATGCAACAACGAGCAGTCCTAGGTCCCGTGCCTCTGACCCGGACCTCTCGGACCCAGACACTTCGGGACCAGGAGGATGAAATCTTCAAACTCTGA
- the SCNM1 gene encoding sodium channel modifier 1 isoform X1, whose product MSFKREGDDWSQLNVLKKRRVGDLLASYIPEDEALMLRDGRFACAICPHRPVLDTLAMLTAHRAGKKHLSSLQLFYGKKQPGKGMEQNPREQNELRREETKAEAPLLTQTRLITQSALHRAPHYNSCCRRKYRPEALRPSVSRSPLPPPEVEPQSGKISREPEPEAGSQTKESATVSSPAPMSPTRRRALDHYLTLRSSGWIPDGRGRWVKDENVEFDSDEEEPPDLPLD is encoded by the exons ATGTCTTTCAAGAGGGAAGGGGATGATTGGAGTCAACTCAATGTGCTCAAA AAACGAAGAGTTGGGGATCTGCTGGCCAGTTATATCCCAGAGGATGAGGCGCTGATGCTACGGGATGGACG CTTTGCTTGTGCCATATGTCCCCATCGACCTGTACTGGACACTCTGGCCATGTTGACTGCCCACCGTGCAGGCAAGAAACATCTGTCCA GCTTGCAGCTTTTCTATGGCAAGAAGCAGCCAGGAAAGGGCATGGAGCAGAATCCAAGAGAGCAGAATGAACTGAGGAGGGAAGAGACCAAAGCGGAG GCTCCTCTGTTAACCCAGACTCGACTTATCACCCAGAGTGCTCTGCACAGAGCTCCTCACTATAACAGTTGCTGCCGCCGGAAGTACAG ACCAGAAGCCCTTCGTCCCTCTGTCTCTCGTTCCCCTTTGCCACCCCCAGAGGTTGAACCCCAAAGTGGGAAGATCAGTAGAGAACCTGAGCCTGAGGCTGGCTCACAGACCAAGGAGTCAGCAACTGTCTCATCCCCTGCACCTATGAGCCCCACAAGAAGACGGGCCCTGGATCATTACCTCACCCTTCGAAG CTCTGGATGGATCCCAGATGGACGAGGTCGATGGGTAAAAGATGAAAATGTTGAGTTTGACTCTGATGAAGAGGAACCCCCTGATCTCCCCTTGGACTGA
- the SCNM1 gene encoding sodium channel modifier 1 isoform X2 — protein sequence MDGEGEEWIKPKGSAVRGFACAICPHRPVLDTLAMLTAHRAGKKHLSSLQLFYGKKQPGKGMEQNPREQNELRREETKAEAPLLTQTRLITQSALHRAPHYNSCCRRKYRPEALRPSVSRSPLPPPEVEPQSGKISREPEPEAGSQTKESATVSSPAPMSPTRRRALDHYLTLRSSGWIPDGRGRWVKDENVEFDSDEEEPPDLPLD from the exons ATGGACGGTGAGGGCGAGGAGTGGATCAAGCCTAAGGGTTCTGCGGTTAGAGg CTTTGCTTGTGCCATATGTCCCCATCGACCTGTACTGGACACTCTGGCCATGTTGACTGCCCACCGTGCAGGCAAGAAACATCTGTCCA GCTTGCAGCTTTTCTATGGCAAGAAGCAGCCAGGAAAGGGCATGGAGCAGAATCCAAGAGAGCAGAATGAACTGAGGAGGGAAGAGACCAAAGCGGAG GCTCCTCTGTTAACCCAGACTCGACTTATCACCCAGAGTGCTCTGCACAGAGCTCCTCACTATAACAGTTGCTGCCGCCGGAAGTACAG ACCAGAAGCCCTTCGTCCCTCTGTCTCTCGTTCCCCTTTGCCACCCCCAGAGGTTGAACCCCAAAGTGGGAAGATCAGTAGAGAACCTGAGCCTGAGGCTGGCTCACAGACCAAGGAGTCAGCAACTGTCTCATCCCCTGCACCTATGAGCCCCACAAGAAGACGGGCCCTGGATCATTACCTCACCCTTCGAAG CTCTGGATGGATCCCAGATGGACGAGGTCGATGGGTAAAAGATGAAAATGTTGAGTTTGACTCTGATGAAGAGGAACCCCCTGATCTCCCCTTGGACTGA